A DNA window from Acidobacteriota bacterium contains the following coding sequences:
- the dnaJ gene encoding molecular chaperone DnaJ, producing the protein MAKKDYYQILGVKKDAKADEIKKSYRRLARKHHPDVNPGDKASEDKFKEVQEAYDVLSDDKKRKVFDRFGYYADNLDPDASPFSSGAAGGSGPAGGFDFSGFDFSSGGQTGGSGSSFRDIFSDLFGGGGAGSGRAAQPEPPRAMPKRGRDIEIPLALSFEESFTGLTTNITVNRSEQCSRCQGAGDTGGPVVTCPTCKGSGQVMKTGGRLQFSQSCSDCEGTGRRRQPCSVCQGKGVTPKAEQVKIKIPAGVDTGSRVRVPKKGHGGRLGAEPGDLFILTNVGKHPFLTRKGDNVYITVPITVSEAALGTKIEVPTVEGKAQLKIPSGTESGQKFRLRERGFPSLRNPSLRGDQFVEVKITLPRVISEETKEVLRQFEKLNPENPRKVMGLE; encoded by the coding sequence ATGGCTAAAAAAGACTATTACCAGATCCTCGGCGTAAAAAAAGACGCCAAAGCGGACGAAATCAAAAAGTCGTACCGTCGTCTCGCACGTAAGCATCATCCGGATGTAAATCCCGGTGACAAGGCTTCCGAGGATAAATTTAAAGAGGTTCAAGAAGCGTACGACGTCCTCTCGGACGACAAAAAGCGTAAGGTTTTTGACCGGTTTGGTTACTACGCGGACAATCTCGATCCGGACGCCTCGCCGTTCAGTTCCGGGGCCGCGGGTGGATCTGGGCCGGCGGGTGGATTTGACTTCTCGGGATTCGATTTTTCTAGCGGCGGACAGACGGGCGGAAGTGGGTCGAGTTTTAGAGACATTTTCTCTGACCTTTTTGGGGGTGGCGGTGCAGGTTCCGGCAGGGCTGCTCAGCCAGAACCGCCTCGGGCGATGCCAAAGCGTGGACGTGACATTGAGATCCCGCTGGCATTGAGTTTTGAGGAGTCGTTTACCGGCCTTACGACTAACATTACAGTCAATCGAAGCGAGCAGTGTTCACGTTGCCAGGGTGCGGGCGACACCGGAGGGCCTGTCGTTACTTGTCCAACCTGTAAAGGCAGCGGCCAGGTAATGAAGACCGGGGGACGGCTGCAATTTTCGCAAAGCTGTTCAGATTGTGAAGGCACGGGCCGTCGTCGCCAGCCGTGTTCAGTTTGTCAAGGCAAAGGCGTCACTCCGAAGGCCGAGCAGGTGAAGATCAAAATTCCCGCCGGTGTTGATACTGGTTCTCGCGTACGAGTACCTAAGAAAGGCCATGGCGGGCGGCTGGGAGCCGAGCCCGGCGATCTGTTTATTTTGACAAATGTTGGTAAGCATCCCTTTCTGACCAGAAAAGGCGATAACGTCTATATCACGGTACCGATCACGGTTTCCGAGGCGGCTCTTGGTACGAAGATCGAGGTGCCGACCGTCGAGGGGAAGGCGCAGTTGAAGATACCGTCGGGAACCGAATCGGGGCAGAAATTCAGGCTTCGCGAGCGTGGATTCCCGAGTTTGCGAAACCCGAGTTTGCGAGGAGATCAGTTCGTAGAAGTGAAGATCACTTTGCCGCGTGTTATCTCGGAGGAAACTAAGGAAGTTTTGCGGCAGTTTGAAAAGCTGAATCCGGAGAATCCGAGAAAGGTGATGGGATTGGAATAA
- a CDS encoding carboxypeptidase regulatory-like domain-containing protein: protein MFGRIFTRSLALTLVLLATAILNFGQDLDDITITGKVLDANGLAIVGATVTATMTETKESRNVVTDGEGRYLLVKLKPGTYKIKVAASGFGTQETPEIATVLIHHLPHSSRVISPSLVVQHIRTTLRSTVSTTMTTVPHVTAFSRRSRRSPRFRSLLISFRLNTAGHLVAVSTYEHVPVETSFADEPSCSFETKA, encoded by the coding sequence ATGTTTGGAAGAATTTTTACCCGCAGTTTAGCGCTTACCCTGGTGCTTTTGGCCACGGCCATTCTTAACTTTGGACAAGACCTCGATGATATAACGATCACTGGCAAAGTGCTTGACGCTAATGGCCTTGCTATCGTTGGTGCCACCGTCACGGCGACGATGACGGAGACCAAAGAGTCTCGCAATGTAGTCACGGACGGCGAAGGGCGTTATCTGCTTGTCAAGTTGAAGCCGGGAACCTACAAGATAAAGGTCGCAGCCAGTGGATTTGGAACCCAGGAAACGCCTGAGATCGCAACGGTACTAATCCATCATCTGCCCCACTCGAGCAGGGTAATTTCTCCATCTCTGGTGGTACAGCATATTCGAACAACATTACGATCGACGGTCTCGACAACAATGACGACCGTTCCTCACGTGACCGCTTTCAGCCGTCGCTCGAGGCGATCGCCGAGGTTCAGGTCATTGCTAATCAGTTTTCGGCTGAATACGGCAGGGCATCTGGTGGCCGTATCAACATACGAACACGTTCCGGTGGAAACCAGCTTCGCGGACGAGCCTTCATGTTCTTTCGAGACGAAAGCCTGA
- a CDS encoding helix-turn-helix transcriptional regulator, with translation MKKRIKTYTISAVAELYDIHPQTLRLYEREGLLLPSRSIGNTRLYEDSDLERLEIILSLTRELGVNLAGVEIILNMRAKMDQMQREFEQFFEYLKTHASEFSRNSEAFSSSEALIPVSRFRVSRVRQDASLDD, from the coding sequence ATGAAGAAGCGAATCAAAACCTATACGATCAGTGCGGTGGCGGAGTTGTATGATATCCACCCGCAAACTTTGCGCCTTTATGAGCGCGAGGGTTTGCTGCTGCCTTCTCGATCAATTGGGAACACTCGGCTTTACGAGGATTCGGATCTTGAACGGCTCGAGATAATTCTCTCGCTCACACGTGAACTTGGGGTCAATCTTGCCGGTGTCGAGATCATCCTGAACATGCGTGCCAAGATGGATCAGATGCAGCGTGAATTCGAACAGTTTTTTGAATATCTCAAGACCCATGCGAGTGAATTCTCACGTAATAGCGAGGCGTTTTCGTCGAGTGAGGCCCTCATTCCAGTGTCGCGTTTTCGCGTTTCGCGAGTCCGGCAAGATGCTTCGCTCGATGACTAA